From Archaeoglobus sulfaticallidus PM70-1:
CTATTTTACCACTTCTCCAAATGTACTCGATCCCCCCTGTACCTATCTGCCTCATAAAAGTCATCATCTGATTCCGGATAACCCAGAGACACCAGACTGAAAACCACAACTCCATCTGGAACCTCAAGAAGCTCGGCTATCGATTTCATCCTGTCCTCTACAGGATAGACCCCGAGCCATACTGATCCGATCCCAAGCATTCTCGCAGAGAGCAGAATGTTCTGGGTTGCAGCAGAGCAGTCCTGAACCCACATATCGTGTTTGTACTTGGATAAGCTGAGTTCCGCACAGACAGCAATTGCCGCATCCGCACTGGCAAGCATCTTCCCATAGGGATGAGTTTCTGCGAGCTTTTTCAGCCTCTCCTTATCCCTGACTACAATAAAGTGCCAGGGCTGTTCATTTCCAGCAGAGGGAGCAAGCATGGCAGCTTTGAGTATCTTCTCAATCTTCACATCCTTAATCTTTCTTCCGGAGTATTTCCTTATGCTCCTCCTCGTGTATATCATTTCCAAGCAGTCCATGATATGCAATTGCTTTAGCCATATATAAGCTGTTGTGCATGCGATGCATCGCATTCTGTTACCTCACGAAAAACTATTTCCGTGTTGCAATCTATGAGGGAGGTAATGATAGTATCCAGAACGTGGGAGCAGGCAAAAGAGATGCTTTTGAAAAAAATAGTAAGCGAGGGTAAAAAATACCTCTCGAGGTTTGGCGATACGCTGAGGTGTGAGCCCAGCTTAGTTGTTGTTGAAAAGCCCGATTACTTCTTTGATATTGAACATGACTTCTCCGGCTGGACTTTCTGTGGAGAGAGCTATTTAAGCAGGGTGGAGAAAGTTCTGGATATTTGTGCCGAGAAAATAAAAAGTAGCCCGTATACAAGGAGGGTCTCGATACCGATATGGATGCCAAAAGATCATCACTGCAGAAACCCACCAGCGATAACGGAGATCTCACTTCTTCCTGTGAAGGAACTGCATGCCACTGCATACATCAGATCCCTCGATGCGTATAACTTCTTCATGCATAACGCTGACTTCATAACCTTTGTTCTGGACTATGTGGCTGAAAAAGCAGGTTTTGATGTTGGCAGTGCCGGGTTCATCGCTTCCATCCCTCACATTTATTTAAGAGACCTGAAGCACATCGATCTTGATTCTGATTATGAGGAAATCACAGGTTTTCACCCTCTCGCAGTCCACCTGAAAGAGGATTACCTCTCCACAGCATGGCATTCTGCGATGGAGGTGGTATACCACAACGGCATGACGAAAAGGACAGAATGGGGCGAGATCTTCGAGGGTCAGAAGGAGAGCAAATTCGTCCAGAGGCTCTTTATTGAGGTTAAAAACCCATACGAGCATCAGATTCACGATAAAGCTCCGTTCACGAAGAAGTACGCAATAGACTACGCCCACGACTACATGATATGCGCTAAATTCATTGACAGGCCGGTTAACGAGAGAATCCTGAAAGAGGGTGAGACCTACACCTATGCTGAGAGAGCCAGGTACTGCGAAAGAGATGATCTGATAGTGGATCAGCTTTACACGGTAATCGAGAAGCTGAAACAGGACAGGTACAGAAGGGACTGCTATGTCGGGATCTCGAGGATCTGGGATTTAAAAAGCGATGAGCCCCCATGCCTGAGAGGATATCAATTCGTTGGTGATCATGATCACCTCAAAGGGATATTCTACATGAGATCAAATGACATCTATGGAGCCATGCACGCCAATGCCTACGCTTTCTCAACGCTAACGCAGTATGTTGCCGAGCTTACTGGATTTCAAAGGC
This genomic window contains:
- a CDS encoding nitroreductase family protein, with the translated sequence MDCLEMIYTRRSIRKYSGRKIKDVKIEKILKAAMLAPSAGNEQPWHFIVVRDKERLKKLAETHPYGKMLASADAAIAVCAELSLSKYKHDMWVQDCSAATQNILLSARMLGIGSVWLGVYPVEDRMKSIAELLEVPDGVVVFSLVSLGYPESDDDFYEADRYRGDRVHLEKW
- a CDS encoding thymidylate synthase; translated protein: MREVMIVSRTWEQAKEMLLKKIVSEGKKYLSRFGDTLRCEPSLVVVEKPDYFFDIEHDFSGWTFCGESYLSRVEKVLDICAEKIKSSPYTRRVSIPIWMPKDHHCRNPPAITEISLLPVKELHATAYIRSLDAYNFFMHNADFITFVLDYVAEKAGFDVGSAGFIASIPHIYLRDLKHIDLDSDYEEITGFHPLAVHLKEDYLSTAWHSAMEVVYHNGMTKRTEWGEIFEGQKESKFVQRLFIEVKNPYEHQIHDKAPFTKKYAIDYAHDYMICAKFIDRPVNERILKEGETYTYAERARYCERDDLIVDQLYTVIEKLKQDRYRRDCYVGISRIWDLKSDEPPCLRGYQFVGDHDHLKGIFYMRSNDIYGAMHANAYAFSTLTQYVAELTGFQRHKYYHFAVDAHIYGEFLKAVKEILEPETPSFFDKT